In Campylobacter sp. 2014D-0216, the following proteins share a genomic window:
- a CDS encoding TonB-dependent receptor, with product MNSTSRIISFSFYTVLFLNHAWANALNTKDEKVFLDELVVSASGFEQDADKNLRNVIVVDGSSLKKKGFSSIEQVLESIPEINFVNFGLGRNVDMRGQGNKSNIAVKVMLDGRQINMLDNSHGVTPLNGININNIERIEIIPGGGSILYGNGTRGGVINIISKKQKQDHFSIFSQTQSYQNIIDGGNFGFNLNKVLHDDVVLSLSAQKFDKNGFQEGYNEKGFHLNTGIMSDLNENSNIALNYNHFKSTNKNSGYLTKAQIESNPRQKGASENITQTNRSELSLDYNYYLGDAWEFRLGSFWQDQKIVYDKDVVMMKGIKAYQDGSGFNDTTLGFNFKAKYNYDENSYLVSGYDFLNHDAKRTSLLKYSVFPIIPYHHMQTIMDMNKQSHSVFVLNSHQLNDIFVLSSGIRYEWNQYTTHRSYKNQMQINTPNHPNSSVIIDELSLFDTKKHSDNIAFELTPTFVYSDTGLAYFKYERGFISPSPAQFVNKDNKSKKYYSTDLNSEIFHTFELGINDVLWDFHVFRASVFYTQSKDEIAYLGNPHATSGSWWKYYNIDETRRLGVEMNLSQKLLGETLILKQGVAYIDASISKGVNDGLRIPYVSKVNLYAGLDYYWSANFNTFVDLNYHSRSKDGGMIDEKTGKMYQNEWIKDYTLVDIGASYNYKNLQIAAGIRNVFDKKYYTYQDSINDQYLPGNGRSYYTEFKYVF from the coding sequence CAATACAAAAGATGAAAAAGTATTTTTAGATGAACTTGTGGTTTCTGCGAGTGGATTTGAGCAAGATGCGGATAAGAATTTGAGAAATGTTATTGTTGTAGATGGTTCTTCTTTAAAGAAAAAAGGTTTTAGTTCTATAGAGCAAGTGTTAGAGAGTATACCTGAAATCAATTTTGTTAATTTTGGACTAGGTCGTAATGTTGATATGAGAGGACAAGGAAATAAATCTAATATTGCTGTTAAGGTAATGCTAGATGGTCGCCAAATTAATATGCTTGATAATTCTCATGGCGTTACGCCTTTAAATGGGATCAATATAAACAATATCGAACGTATAGAAATCATACCAGGTGGAGGGTCAATTTTATATGGAAATGGCACAAGAGGTGGTGTGATCAACATCATAAGCAAAAAGCAAAAACAAGATCATTTTTCTATTTTTAGTCAAACACAATCTTACCAAAATATTATCGATGGAGGTAATTTTGGTTTTAATTTAAACAAGGTTTTGCATGATGATGTGGTTTTGTCTTTGAGTGCGCAAAAATTTGACAAAAATGGCTTTCAAGAAGGCTACAATGAAAAAGGCTTTCATCTTAATACAGGCATAATGAGCGATCTTAATGAAAATAGTAATATTGCATTAAATTATAATCATTTTAAAAGTACAAATAAAAATAGCGGCTATTTAACTAAAGCACAAATTGAAAGTAACCCTAGGCAAAAAGGTGCTTCAGAGAATATCACACAAACTAATAGATCTGAATTAAGCTTAGATTATAATTACTACCTTGGTGATGCTTGGGAATTTCGCTTAGGTAGTTTTTGGCAAGATCAAAAAATCGTTTATGATAAAGATGTGGTTATGATGAAAGGTATTAAAGCTTATCAAGATGGAAGTGGCTTTAATGACACGACTTTGGGGTTTAATTTTAAAGCAAAATACAATTATGATGAGAATTCTTACTTGGTAAGTGGGTATGATTTTTTAAACCATGATGCTAAGCGAACAAGCTTATTAAAATATAGCGTTTTTCCTATCATACCTTATCATCATATGCAAACTATTATGGATATGAACAAGCAAAGCCATTCGGTTTTTGTTTTAAACTCTCATCAATTGAATGATATTTTTGTTTTATCTAGTGGTATTCGATATGAATGGAACCAATATACCACACATAGAAGCTATAAAAATCAAATGCAAATTAACACCCCAAACCACCCTAATAGTTCTGTAATTATAGATGAGTTAAGTCTTTTTGACACAAAAAAACACAGTGATAATATTGCTTTTGAGCTTACTCCTACTTTTGTGTATTCTGATACGGGTTTGGCGTATTTTAAATACGAAAGGGGTTTTATATCTCCAAGCCCAGCACAATTTGTAAATAAAGACAACAAAAGTAAGAAGTATTATTCTACGGATTTAAATTCTGAAATTTTTCATACCTTTGAATTGGGCATTAATGATGTATTGTGGGATTTTCACGTTTTTAGAGCAAGTGTTTTTTACACCCAAAGTAAAGATGAGATCGCTTATCTTGGCAACCCGCATGCTACATCAGGATCATGGTGGAAATACTACAATATAGATGAGACTAGACGACTTGGTGTTGAAATGAATTTAAGTCAAAAACTACTCGGAGAAACTTTGATCTTAAAACAAGGTGTAGCTTACATTGATGCAAGTATATCTAAAGGAGTTAATGATGGCTTAAGAATTCCTTATGTTTCTAAGGTTAATTTATATGCGGGATTAGATTATTACTGGAGTGCAAATTTTAATACTTTTGTTGACTTAAACTATCATTCTAGATCTAAAGACGGCGGTATGATAGATGAGAAAACGGGAAAAATGTATCAAAATGAATGGATTAAAGACTACACTTTAGTAGATATTGGAGCAAGTTATAATTATAAAAATTTGCAAATTGCTGCAGGGATAAGAAATGTATTTGATAAAAAATACTACACCTATCAAGATAGTATAAATGATCAGTACCTACCAGGAAATGGAAGAAGTTATTATACGGAGTTTAAGTATGTGTTCTAA
- a CDS encoding FecCD family ABC transporter permease: MEEVIIRSLSMCSKNTLIYSMFVLAYFVVIVMALCLGEENINPLQLYEYVFIQNDTLNQMIIDTRFSRAVMAILIGMLLSSSGVITQNVFSNPIADPYIIGIASAATFGAIVAYLLGFEDYYYGIFAFICSSIFSFFVFKIASKTSISTLLIIGIATSSFLGAFTSFFTYVIGEDSFKVVAWLMGNIGLSSWYHVQILILPLLLSLLYFYINKNALNILLSGDEEAKNLGVDAYSLRIKLLIVSSLAVSFAVAFTGIIAFVGLIIPHVVRLIFKTYDNAIVIPYSVVFGGIFLLISDIIARTLLSPVQIPIGIITALFGSPIFLYLALKSKKGF; this comes from the coding sequence ATGGAAGAAGTTATTATACGGAGTTTAAGTATGTGTTCTAAAAACACTTTAATTTACTCCATGTTTGTTTTGGCTTATTTTGTGGTTATTGTAATGGCGTTATGCTTAGGTGAAGAAAATATCAATCCTTTGCAGTTGTATGAGTATGTTTTTATACAGAATGACACTTTAAATCAAATGATCATAGATACTCGTTTCAGTAGGGCGGTTATGGCTATTTTGATTGGAATGTTATTATCAAGTAGTGGAGTTATTACTCAAAATGTATTTTCAAACCCCATAGCAGATCCTTATATCATAGGTATTGCTTCAGCGGCTACTTTTGGGGCTATTGTTGCTTATTTATTGGGCTTTGAAGATTATTATTATGGAATTTTTGCCTTTATTTGTTCGAGTATTTTTTCTTTTTTTGTTTTTAAAATCGCTTCTAAAACTTCCATTAGTACATTGTTGATTATTGGTATTGCTACATCATCTTTTTTAGGGGCTTTTACTTCATTCTTTACTTATGTTATTGGAGAAGACTCTTTTAAGGTTGTAGCTTGGTTGATGGGAAATATTGGCTTAAGTTCTTGGTATCATGTGCAAATTCTTATCTTGCCTTTGCTTTTGAGTTTATTGTATTTTTATATCAATAAAAATGCCTTAAATATTTTGTTAAGCGGAGATGAAGAGGCTAAAAATTTAGGGGTTGATGCATATAGTTTAAGGATAAAACTTTTGATCGTTTCTTCATTAGCTGTATCTTTTGCTGTGGCTTTTACGGGGATTATAGCTTTTGTTGGTTTGATTATACCGCATGTTGTGAGATTGATTTTTAAAACCTATGATAATGCTATTGTGATCCCATACTCTGTTGTTTTTGGTGGTATTTTTTTGCTCATTAGTGATATTATAGCAAGGACTTTACTTTCTCCTGTTCAAATACCCATAGGTATTATTACTGCTTTGTTTGGTTCGCCTATATTTTTATATTTAGCTTTGAAGTCAAAAAAAGGATTTTGA
- a CDS encoding ABC transporter ATP-binding protein: MIKIHNLYFSYDHKTLLENINISLKHQTFLGILGPNGSGKSTLLKLLLKDLVPNQGEIVLLGENVNHINTKDISRLIGLVPQKSKLQTPLKVVDVLLMGKYNALKHSFSSYTHEDIKEVKNYAKTLQCEHLLHRNILSLSGGEFQKILLIRALLKKPKILFLDEPTSALDLKYSIEILKFCEQLIHEKNISIVAILHDLNLASIFCDQLVFLKDGKVRYFDSAHKLFTPEILYEIYGLKCEVVYKNARPYVLALKE; the protein is encoded by the coding sequence ATGATTAAAATTCATAATTTGTATTTTTCATATGACCATAAAACATTACTTGAAAACATTAACATCAGTCTAAAACATCAAACATTCTTAGGTATTTTAGGTCCAAATGGATCTGGAAAAAGTACTTTGCTAAAGTTACTATTGAAAGATTTAGTGCCAAATCAAGGCGAAATTGTTTTATTAGGCGAAAATGTGAATCATATTAACACAAAAGACATATCACGCCTAATAGGGCTAGTACCACAAAAATCTAAACTCCAAACTCCTTTAAAGGTTGTAGATGTTTTGCTAATGGGAAAATATAATGCACTAAAGCATTCTTTTTCAAGTTATACTCATGAAGATATAAAAGAAGTGAAAAATTACGCAAAAACATTACAATGTGAGCATTTGTTGCATAGAAATATCTTATCTTTAAGTGGGGGAGAATTCCAAAAAATCCTCCTTATAAGGGCTTTATTAAAAAAGCCAAAAATACTTTTCCTAGATGAGCCTACTTCAGCTTTAGATTTAAAATACTCTATAGAAATTTTAAAATTTTGTGAGCAACTTATCCATGAAAAAAATATCTCTATTGTGGCTATTTTACATGATTTAAATTTGGCTTCGATTTTTTGCGATCAATTAGTATTTTTAAAAGATGGAAAAGTTCGGTATTTTGACAGTGCACATAAGCTTTTTACTCCTGAAATTTTATATGAAATTTATGGATTAAAATGCGAAGTGGTTTATAAAAATGCAAGACCATATGTTTTAGCTTTAAAGGAATAA
- a CDS encoding ABC transporter substrate-binding protein, with protein MKKILLFISIVISFVYSKERLVVLDPASVETIFMLGGADEIVGIAKLQYSSIYPEEKTKNIPSVGTFSNPSVEKIVSLRPSLVILSEYSFSLKPMLDQFKIKSIALQSKNLEDIKENILILAKLIHKEEQGQKLLEYFQNELQQLQEQTKNKNVIYLYSAQPLMAFNDNSLIADILRLLGFFNVSPKSKVSRPILSQEYILKQNPDMIILGMGANKQSLLDYSLLKSTKAWKQNCIIINDHTHELLRLSPKILDRIKKFKTILSKC; from the coding sequence ATGAAAAAAATATTATTGTTTATAAGTATTGTGATTAGCTTTGTGTATTCTAAAGAGCGTTTAGTGGTGTTAGATCCTGCTAGTGTTGAGACTATATTTATGCTTGGTGGGGCAGATGAGATTGTTGGTATTGCTAAGTTGCAATATTCTAGTATTTATCCAGAAGAAAAGACTAAAAATATCCCAAGCGTAGGGACTTTTTCTAACCCTTCAGTGGAAAAAATTGTTTCCTTGCGACCAAGTTTGGTTATTTTGAGTGAATATTCTTTTAGTCTAAAACCCATGTTAGATCAGTTTAAAATCAAAAGTATTGCATTACAATCAAAAAATTTAGAAGATATCAAAGAAAACATTCTCATCTTAGCAAAACTTATTCATAAAGAGGAGCAGGGGCAAAAACTTTTGGAGTATTTTCAAAATGAACTTCAACAACTTCAAGAGCAAACTAAAAATAAAAATGTTATATATTTGTATTCAGCTCAACCTTTGATGGCTTTTAATGATAATTCTTTGATTGCAGATATTTTAAGATTATTAGGTTTTTTTAATGTTAGTCCTAAAAGTAAGGTTTCAAGACCCATTCTTTCTCAAGAATATATCTTAAAGCAAAATCCTGACATGATCATACTTGGAATGGGTGCAAACAAACAAAGCTTATTAGATTATTCTTTATTAAAATCCACCAAGGCTTGGAAGCAAAATTGTATCATTATAAATGATCATACTCATGAATTGTTAAGATTAAGTCCAAAAATACTTGATAGAATTAAAAAATTTAAAACGATACTTTCTAAGTGCTAA
- the hemW gene encoding radical SAM family heme chaperone HemW codes for MHLYIHVPFCESKCFYCSFTSLKKKDFEKDYLNALMQDIKYQLDFFKVAKNSIKTVFIGGGTPSLMNIHFYEKIFIFLQAYLKQECEITIEANPNSSNFSWLSAIKNLGFNRISFGAQSFHEKKLQFLGRIHDQKTIFKSIENAKKAGFDTINLDLIYDTKLDDTKMLDYEISKLALLDINHVSAYNLTIEEKTRFAKKFHYKKNAPRLAKYFIKAIESLGYKQYEISNFGQICKHNLAYWQGKDYIGCGLSAVGFLKNQRFYTKKNLKDYINDPCFREIENLNLHDLRLEHIFLGLRSLIGIEETKLEPLEREKAMFLSKKGKLVYKKGVFYNTNYLLSDELALYIST; via the coding sequence ATGCATTTATATATCCATGTACCATTTTGCGAGAGCAAATGTTTTTATTGTTCTTTTACCTCGCTTAAAAAAAAGGACTTTGAAAAAGATTACCTAAATGCTTTAATGCAAGATATAAAATATCAACTAGATTTTTTTAAAGTTGCCAAAAACTCCATAAAGACTGTTTTTATAGGTGGTGGCACTCCTAGTTTAATGAATATACATTTTTATGAAAAAATTTTTATATTTTTGCAAGCTTATTTAAAGCAAGAATGTGAAATCACCATTGAAGCCAATCCTAATTCTAGTAATTTTTCATGGCTAAGTGCTATAAAAAATTTAGGTTTTAATCGCATTTCTTTTGGCGCGCAAAGTTTTCATGAAAAAAAATTACAATTTCTTGGGCGTATTCATGATCAAAAAACCATCTTTAAGAGTATAGAAAATGCCAAAAAAGCAGGATTTGACACTATCAACTTAGACTTAATCTATGATACAAAATTAGATGATACCAAAATGCTTGATTATGAAATTTCAAAATTAGCCTTGCTAGATATTAACCATGTAAGTGCTTATAATTTAACTATAGAAGAAAAAACGAGATTTGCTAAAAAATTTCACTATAAAAAAAATGCACCACGCCTTGCGAAGTATTTTATCAAAGCGATTGAAAGCCTTGGCTATAAACAATACGAAATCAGCAATTTTGGACAAATTTGCAAACACAACCTTGCTTACTGGCAAGGAAAAGACTATATAGGCTGTGGTTTAAGCGCGGTAGGATTTTTAAAAAATCAAAGATTTTATACTAAGAAAAATTTAAAAGATTATATCAATGATCCTTGTTTTAGAGAGATTGAAAATTTAAATTTACATGATTTACGCTTAGAGCACATTTTCTTAGGACTTAGAAGTCTTATAGGCATAGAAGAAACAAAACTTGAACCTTTAGAAAGAGAAAAAGCAATGTTTCTTAGTAAAAAAGGGAAGTTAGTTTACAAAAAAGGTGTTTTTTATAATACTAACTACCTCTTAAGCGATGAATTAGCCTTATATATTAGCACTTAG
- a CDS encoding RNA pyrophosphohydrolase gives MEKEKKYRPNVAAIVLSSAYPFECKILLAKRNDMEDIWQFPQGGIDEGEDVKSALFRELKEEIGTDEIEILAEHPEWISYDFPAKVAQKMYPYDGQSQKYFLVKLKNKAIINLNTKNPEFDAYKLVDLDQVYDMINHFKKPIYIKVLKHFKERGYI, from the coding sequence ATGGAAAAAGAAAAAAAATACAGGCCAAATGTAGCTGCTATAGTGTTATCATCAGCTTATCCTTTTGAGTGTAAAATTTTACTTGCTAAACGCAATGATATGGAAGATATATGGCAGTTTCCTCAAGGTGGCATTGATGAGGGGGAAGATGTTAAAAGCGCATTGTTTAGAGAATTAAAAGAAGAAATAGGCACAGATGAGATTGAAATTTTAGCCGAACATCCTGAGTGGATTAGTTACGATTTTCCGGCTAAAGTCGCACAGAAGATGTATCCTTATGATGGACAAAGCCAAAAATATTTCTTAGTGAAGTTAAAAAACAAAGCCATAATCAATCTTAACACTAAAAATCCAGAATTTGATGCTTATAAGCTTGTTGATTTGGATCAAGTTTATGACATGATAAATCATTTTAAAAAGCCTATATACATCAAAGTATTGAAACATTTTAAAGAAAGGGGGTATATTTAA
- a CDS encoding aspartate kinase, producing the protein MLIVQKYGGTSVGTLERIDEVAKRVAKSKKTCDKLVVVVSAMSGVTNELIDFAHHFSKNPSGREMDMLLSSGERVTSSLLAIALNEMGLKAVAFSGRNAGIITDDVYTKARIEHIDTSNLTKALDEGYIVVVAGFQGVDKMGNVTTLGRGGSDLSAVALAGALKADLCEIYTDVDGVYTTDPRIEPKAKKLDRISYEEMLELASLGAKVLQNRSVELAKKLNVKLVTRSSFNENEGTIITKEENMEQALVSGIALDKNQARVTLRNIDDKPGIAAAIFSTLADENINVDMIIQNVGVDGATNLGFTVPENELDLATNAMRKVLGANAIIETDSAVVKVSVVGVGMKSHSGVASAAFQALANENINIQMISTSEIKISMIVHEKYGELAVRVLHEVYKLDV; encoded by the coding sequence ATGCTGATCGTACAAAAATATGGAGGAACAAGCGTAGGAACGCTAGAACGCATTGATGAGGTCGCTAAAAGAGTAGCTAAAAGCAAAAAAACTTGCGATAAATTAGTAGTGGTTGTTTCGGCGATGAGCGGGGTGACAAATGAGCTAATTGATTTTGCACACCATTTTAGTAAAAACCCTTCTGGTCGTGAAATGGATATGCTTTTAAGTAGTGGTGAGCGTGTAACTTCATCTTTGCTTGCTATTGCTTTAAATGAAATGGGTTTAAAAGCGGTTGCATTTTCAGGTCGCAACGCAGGGATCATCACAGATGATGTATATACTAAAGCAAGAATTGAGCATATTGACACTTCAAATCTTACAAAAGCTCTAGATGAGGGTTATATCGTAGTGGTTGCTGGTTTTCAAGGTGTTGATAAAATGGGCAATGTTACTACTTTGGGTCGTGGCGGAAGCGACTTGAGTGCGGTAGCTTTAGCGGGAGCTTTAAAAGCAGATTTATGTGAGATATATACAGATGTAGATGGGGTTTATACGACAGATCCTAGGATAGAACCTAAGGCTAAAAAACTAGATAGAATTTCTTATGAAGAGATGTTAGAACTTGCAAGTTTAGGAGCTAAAGTTTTACAAAATCGTTCAGTAGAATTAGCTAAAAAATTAAATGTTAAACTAGTAACTAGAAGCAGTTTTAATGAAAATGAAGGTACGATTATCACAAAGGAGGAAAATATGGAACAAGCTTTGGTTAGCGGTATAGCATTAGATAAAAACCAAGCAAGAGTAACATTAAGGAATATCGATGATAAACCAGGAATTGCAGCTGCGATTTTTAGTACTTTGGCAGATGAAAACATCAATGTGGATATGATCATTCAAAATGTAGGAGTGGATGGAGCTACTAATCTAGGCTTTACTGTGCCAGAAAATGAATTAGATTTAGCGACCAATGCTATGAGAAAAGTTTTAGGAGCTAATGCCATTATAGAAACAGATAGCGCGGTAGTAAAAGTGTCTGTTGTAGGTGTAGGTATGAAGTCACATTCTGGTGTTGCTTCGGCTGCTTTTCAAGCTTTAGCTAATGAAAACATTAACATACAAATGATCTCTACAAGTGAAATTAAAATTTCAATGATCGTCCATGAAAAATACGGCGAATTAGCCGTAAGAGTGCTACATGAAGTTTATAAGCTAGATGTATAA
- a CDS encoding HobA family DNA replication regulator, with product MSNSFLKFTLEQIRENGTYTSWLEERRLEWSPLIASKLALLLQGYTFIVITDEQRVWFEEYFLSQINASNTRPLVPFVSLKGIYNKACNTQEDIDLLNDLLSISFPNGYAFFYIGTNTGFKFKIANSKEDSMLWLFDEQLQNSFYLSSRDKELDYKLISLYKVFEQSLEAVLFSKVEI from the coding sequence ATGAGCAATAGTTTTTTAAAATTTACCCTAGAACAAATCCGAGAAAACGGCACTTATACGAGTTGGCTTGAAGAAAGGCGTCTTGAGTGGTCGCCTTTAATCGCTTCTAAATTAGCATTGCTTTTGCAAGGTTATACTTTTATTGTAATTACTGATGAGCAAAGAGTATGGTTTGAAGAGTATTTTTTAAGTCAAATCAATGCTAGCAACACAAGACCTTTAGTGCCTTTTGTTTCTCTAAAAGGAATTTATAATAAAGCTTGCAATACTCAAGAAGATATTGACTTGCTTAATGACCTTTTAAGTATTTCTTTTCCTAATGGTTATGCGTTTTTTTATATAGGGACTAATACAGGTTTTAAATTTAAAATCGCTAATTCTAAAGAAGATAGCATGCTTTGGCTTTTTGATGAGCAGTTGCAAAACAGCTTTTATCTTTCCTCGCGCGATAAAGAGTTGGATTATAAACTCATTTCTTTGTATAAAGTATTTGAACAAAGCTTAGAAGCGGTACTTTTTTCTAAGGTAGAAATTTGA
- a CDS encoding DNA polymerase III subunit delta': protein MQEKLIEEYGQKNLRFFIPKNPDLELRLNDLTYDKNAQATARAIMKESYMAEAHAKIIVILAKSFREEAQNFLLKLFEEPPKNVYFIIVAPSKNVFLPTILSRFMIEKHKIQREKISLNLDLKKMDLANVLAFLKKYENIDKQECLELISALSYECFKQDIKLNDEEIDFFYKAYELAKLNAKPSVLLSTIVLFLHERKQ, encoded by the coding sequence ATGCAAGAAAAACTCATAGAAGAATATGGACAAAAAAACCTTAGATTTTTCATACCTAAAAATCCCGACTTAGAACTAAGACTAAATGACCTAACTTATGATAAAAATGCTCAAGCAACTGCAAGAGCTATTATGAAAGAAAGCTATATGGCTGAAGCACATGCTAAAATCATTGTCATACTAGCAAAATCTTTTCGTGAAGAAGCACAAAATTTTTTACTAAAACTTTTTGAAGAGCCACCAAAAAATGTGTATTTTATCATTGTAGCGCCATCTAAGAATGTATTTTTACCTACCATACTTTCAAGGTTTATGATAGAAAAGCATAAAATTCAAAGGGAAAAAATAAGCCTAAATTTAGATCTTAAAAAAATGGATCTTGCAAATGTTTTAGCATTTTTAAAAAAATACGAAAATATAGATAAACAAGAGTGTTTAGAGCTTATTAGTGCTTTAAGTTATGAGTGTTTTAAGCAAGATATCAAGCTAAATGATGAAGAGATCGACTTTTTTTATAAAGCTTATGAATTAGCTAAGTTAAATGCCAAGCCATCAGTTTTGCTTAGCACGATAGTTTTATTTTTACATGAGAGAAAACAATGA
- the folP gene encoding dihydropteroate synthase, with product MKIIKINPNTQFDKICHYIKPHKAGEKIMSEKTQIHFFLIKDLRAPAANILKQDALRVGAELVTHKEVILGKEQTSALLMLTQDQAKKLIEKEKLQDFKLKNLALFLKSKFIKPTQPKIMGVINVNEDSFNAQSRVKENEVLEKIELMISQGADYIDIGAVSSRPGSVYCGKEEEFKRLKNTLDLIYKEKLYEKCIFSLDSFDEYCLEYALNKGFKLINDITGFKNENLAQLALSYKATYTLMHIQNTPQNMQDDPCYEDVLAELDDFFAQKLQRLSDLGLKDVILDVGIGFGKSPWHNMMLIKHLEHFLRFEKELLIGASRKSVINAYFQSNVEQRLAGTLYLHLEAFKNGASIIRVHDVYEHKQMFELAKVMNELSLEQ from the coding sequence ATGAAAATCATCAAAATCAATCCCAACACCCAATTTGATAAAATTTGTCACTATATCAAACCGCATAAGGCGGGAGAAAAGATTATGAGTGAGAAAACTCAAATTCATTTTTTTCTTATCAAAGACTTAAGAGCACCTGCTGCAAATATACTCAAGCAAGATGCATTAAGAGTGGGAGCTGAGCTTGTGACACATAAAGAGGTTATTTTGGGTAAGGAGCAAACTAGTGCCTTGCTTATGCTAACGCAAGATCAAGCTAAAAAACTCATAGAGAAAGAAAAATTACAAGATTTTAAACTCAAAAATTTAGCATTATTTTTAAAGTCTAAATTTATTAAACCCACTCAACCAAAAATCATGGGTGTGATCAATGTCAATGAAGACAGTTTTAATGCACAAAGCAGGGTTAAAGAAAATGAAGTTTTAGAAAAAATCGAACTCATGATTTCTCAAGGGGCTGATTATATAGATATAGGTGCGGTTTCTTCAAGACCTGGTAGTGTGTATTGTGGGAAGGAAGAAGAATTTAAGCGTTTAAAAAATACCTTAGATTTAATCTATAAAGAAAAACTTTATGAAAAATGTATTTTTAGTTTAGATAGCTTTGATGAGTATTGTTTAGAATATGCTTTAAACAAAGGCTTTAAGCTTATTAATGATATTACCGGTTTTAAAAATGAAAATTTGGCCCAACTAGCTTTAAGTTACAAAGCCACTTATACACTCATGCATATACAAAATACTCCGCAAAATATGCAAGATGACCCTTGTTATGAAGATGTATTAGCCGAGCTTGATGATTTTTTTGCACAAAAGTTGCAAAGACTTAGCGATCTTGGCTTAAAAGATGTGATTTTAGATGTTGGTATTGGTTTTGGTAAGAGTCCTTGGCATAATATGATGTTAATTAAACACTTAGAGCATTTTTTGCGCTTTGAAAAGGAGCTTTTAATCGGAGCTAGTAGAAAAAGCGTGATTAATGCGTATTTTCAATCAAATGTAGAACAAAGACTTGCAGGTACGCTATATTTGCATTTAGAGGCTTTCAAAAATGGTGCAAGTATTATAAGAGTGCATGATGTATACGAGCATAAACAAATGTTTGAGCTTGCAAAAGTGATGAATGAACTTTCTTTGGAGCAATGA